Genomic segment of Planctomycetaceae bacterium:
TACCATGCCTTCGCCGCGAACTCGAGCAATCACGCCGGTTTCCTTCAGCCGCCTCAGGCCGTCAGCGAAGACGGTCGATAGCTGCCGAGTACGACCAGGCACGTCCCACGCTTCGAATTCATCCAGCGTCGCCAGGACCGCTGCACAGGAAATCGGATTGCCGCTCCAGGTGTCGGACGTTTCGCCGTACTTCATGCGGTCGCAGACGTCTCGCCTGCCGACGGCCGCACTGACGGGAACACCGTTTCCAAGTCCCTTGCCGAGGCACACGAAGTCAGGCTCCAGGCCGTAAGCTTCGAAGGCGTACATTCGGCCTGTGCGACCGAAGTTGGACTGGACTTCATCCAGGATGAACAGGATGTCGTGCTGTCGGCAAAATCTCTGCAGCAGTTGCAGGTACTCCGCCGGCGGATGATAGCTGCCGCCGCCGCCCAGATAGGGTTCGGTGATCAGGCAACTGATCCTGCCGGAAGACGCGTCCCAGGCGGATTGCAGTTCCGCCTGGTATTTCGCGGCATCGAAGGGCTGGTCGGGCAAATCAATGTCGGAGCATTCCTCACGAGGAAAGCTGATAAAGCGGACTCGCGGATCCCGCTCCGGGTCTTTTTCCGAACCGGTGACAGCTTCGGCCAGGCCCTTTTTGCCGTGGAATCCGAACCGCGTCGCCAGCACTTCGGGACGATCCGGGTTCCGCCTCATGCAGGCCCAAAGCGCTTTCTGCACGGCTTCTGACCCTGAGGCGGACCACATGACAGACTGCAGCCGATTGCCGCCGGGGCTGGATTGCAGGCTGTCCAGCAGTCGGCGGCTGGCGTCCGCTTCCAGCTTCGTCATTGCGTTGTAGGCGGTCATGGAAACGCACGGCACGAATTCGTCCGCCGCGTCGATCGGGTCGGAAGAAAACAGGTCGCGGGGCCATCCCAGATAGTCGTGAAAGCGACGCAGCCAGCGGCGCGGGTTGTGTCCCAGATTTGCGACCAGCACACCGGATGAATAGTCGTACAACCGTCGGCCTTCCGGCGTCCAGTGGAACACTCCCGCTGATTTCGCCAGTACGGCCTGGCTGGGAGTGAACGTTCTCAGCGAATGCGGCTCGGACTTCCCAATGGTCTGTCGTACCTGGTTGGACTGAACCTCCCCGGCGAATTCGATGACAAACGATTTGTCGGTCACTTCGGCGGTTGCCATGCTGCGTTCTTCTTTCCGGCGGATGTTTCCTGGGTGAGAAATGTTCGTGGTTCGGCAAAGGCAGCCATCACACACGTGGCTGGATCCCCCGCGTTATCGCCGTTCCGCCCAGGATCGGCCAGGCCGGTCGACCCGAAAGCTGACCAGTCGCAGGCCATCGACTTCCGTCACGTAGACGGTGCGGCCGTCGGGGCCGCCGAAGCACAAATTGGAAGGCTTCGACCCCAGCACATCGATTTCCTGCAGGATTTCTCCGCCCGGCGACATCTTTACAACTGTGCCCTTGCCGTGGCGAGTAATGTACAGGTTTCCGTCGACGTCGCACCGCATTCCGTCAAAGCCGAAGTCATCGAACTTTCTGATCAGGCGCTTGTTCTTCAGAGTTCGGTCGCCGGTGATGTCAAACGCCCAGACATTGCGCTGCACGGATTCGTTGACGTACAGAGTTCTGCCGTCGGGGCTTACTTCGATGCCGTTGGTTGTGCCCATCTGCGAGGCCAGCCGAGTTGTGGTGCCGTCCCGGTCGATTCGCCAAAGCTGTCCGGTACCGGTGCTCCAGCCCGGATCGCTGGCGTACAGCGTTCCATCCGGAGAAATCGCCAGGTCATTCGGCTGATTCATGTTGTCGTTGTGAGCGAAGACCGCGACGGCACGGGTTCCGACATCCACCTTCAACACGTTGTGACCGGTGTAGTCGGCCACGAAGAAGGACCTGCCGTCGCTGTCAAAGCGAATTCCGTTGCCGACGCTGCCTTCCGGAAGCGTGACGAAGATTTCCCCGGCGCCATCGGGTGTCACGCGACCGATCGTTCCCTGCTTCTGAAAGTTGACGGCAAACACGTTGCCGTCGGCATCGCACGCCGGGCCTTCGATTCCCGGTGTGAA
This window contains:
- a CDS encoding aspartate aminotransferase family protein, giving the protein MATAEVTDKSFVIEFAGEVQSNQVRQTIGKSEPHSLRTFTPSQAVLAKSAGVFHWTPEGRRLYDYSSGVLVANLGHNPRRWLRRFHDYLGWPRDLFSSDPIDAADEFVPCVSMTAYNAMTKLEADASRRLLDSLQSSPGGNRLQSVMWSASGSEAVQKALWACMRRNPDRPEVLATRFGFHGKKGLAEAVTGSEKDPERDPRVRFISFPREECSDIDLPDQPFDAAKYQAELQSAWDASSGRISCLITEPYLGGGGSYHPPAEYLQLLQRFCRQHDILFILDEVQSNFGRTGRMYAFEAYGLEPDFVCLGKGLGNGVPVSAAVGRRDVCDRMKYGETSDTWSGNPISCAAVLATLDEFEAWDVPGRTRQLSTVFADGLRRLKETGVIARVRGEGMVFGIECGSVGKATPNEVANAVIERCYRGDERNDGIHLLGTLAGCVIRISPPMCITDEQAEHSLNLLHRFVSEVGETLRDERA
- a CDS encoding SMP-30/gluconolactonase/LRE family protein — encoded protein: MKSHNRRRSSNGVRLVIRHRVIRRAMVPAMVIVLACSSLPSTTNAVAQSSDARARVFLSRGPMKLAVEQFFANPDPSPAKPLPAAQDAASRTRETVEQIRSIIDQQAECWNRGDIDAFMEYYWKSDDLTFSSAGTVTRGWQTTRDNYKSRYPTRDQMGRVTFSRIEVTPLGDSAAMVLGEWNLEREKEPVGGNFTLVFRRIDGAWLIVHDHTSRRETPAEAQQPLWTARPLTQSGQFTPGIEGPACDADGNVFAVNFQKQGTIGRVTPDGAGEIFVTLPEGSVGNGIRFDSDGRSFFVADYTGHNVLKVDVGTRAVAVFAHNDNMNQPNDLAISPDGTLYASDPGWSTGTGQLWRIDRDGTTTRLASQMGTTNGIEVSPDGRTLYVNESVQRNVWAFDITGDRTLKNKRLIRKFDDFGFDGMRCDVDGNLYITRHGKGTVVKMSPGGEILQEIDVLGSKPSNLCFGGPDGRTVYVTEVDGLRLVSFRVDRPGRSWAERR